ttttttttccattgttcaaaaaaaaaaaaggacaaaaaaaatctgttataatgaattattacttaaaaattatcactttaaaatgttttatgtggaaaaaatattgcatatgttgtgtggttgccatataaaaacatcaatgttttgaaaaaaagagcataaaacaaacaaaataatagttcaaagttaaaatcgacagatatatcggaagttgatcttgaaatttaagtgttaaaagtaaagaaaacgaataaaaatgcatcactttatgagtcgGGAACCATatttagtagtgaagtgaagtatatttatatagcgcttttctctagtgactcaaagcgctttacatagtgaaacccaatacctcagttacatttaaaccagtgtgggtggcactgggagcaggtgggtaaagtgtcttgcccaaggacacaacggcagtgactaggatggcggaagcgggaatcgaacctgcaaccctcaagttgctagcacggccactctaccaaccgagctatgccgccaaagAGGACAGACTGTTCTTATCAGAGGTACGATTGTTTGCCAACCTCCTTCACTCCTGTTTGTCCggtttgtctcacacacacacacacacacacacacacacacacacacacacacacacacacacacacacacacacacacacacacacacacacacacacacacacacacacacacacacacacacacatacacacacatacacacacacacacacacacacacacacacaaaacaaggaTGACATCAGTACTCGGTGTTTGTGGATGTGAGCGCTGGGAGAGTGAAGGACGCTGACTTGGCAAAATGATGCAGAAGAGATAAGGTGTGAGTCAAGCAGCCTCTCAGTCACATCCAGAGTGGCATGGAAGGAAGAGGAGGCGTGCCACTCACCATGAAGTACAGGACGCTGGTGATGTACATGGAGATCGGCAGCTTGGTGTCGTGTCTCAGCGGCTGGATCCTGGTGTGCTCCACTCTTCCCACAGAGTACTGGACCTACTCGGAGGTGGGCAGCGTGGTGTTGACCACCTCCAACTACTACTCCAACCTGTGGAGGGACTGCATCTCGGACACCACGGGGGTGTCGGACTGCAAAGACTACCCATCATTGCTGGCCCTGCCTGGTAGGATGGAGAGAGTACATGAGGTGTCGTGGAGGGGAGGAGGTAATGTCACCTGTTTGCTTGCAGTCTACCTGCACGCCTGCAGAGCGCTGGCCGTCTGCGCCGTCATCACCGGCTTCTTCGGAGGCGTCCTCACTCTGGTCGGCATGAAGTGCACCAAAATAGGCGGCTCGGAGCTTGCAAACGCCAGAGTGACCTTCGCGGGCGGAATTACTTACCTAGTTTCAGGTGAATATGACCATCTGGGGACTCatcaatgcatacttgccaaccatacCGGACTTTCCGGGAGACttacgaaattcagcgcctctcctgaaaagcacccgggacaaattttctcctgaaaatctcccgaaattcaggcggagctggagggggcgtgtcgacagcctgttttcacgtccgctttcccacaatataaacagcatgtctgcccaatgacataactgtagaatgatcgagggcgagttcttggtttcttatgtgggtttattgttaggcagtcctCCCAGCgctggtaacaacacacaacaacagcagtcacgttttcgtctaccgtaaagcagtttgtctgccgtaaacagcaatgttttgacactcttaaacaggacaatactgtcatctactgtacatgcatatgtgacagtaacatctacagcagtggtcaccaacctttttcaatcaatcaatcaatgtttcaatcaatcaatgtttatttatatagccccaaatcacaaatgtctcaaaggactgcacaaatcattacgactacaacatcctcggaagaacccacaaaagggcaaggaaaactcacacccagtgggcagggagaattcacatccagtgggacgccagtgacaatgctgactatgagaaaccttggagaggacctcagatgtgggcaaccccccccccctctaggggaccgaaagcaatggatgtcgagcgggtctaacatgatactgtgaaagttcaatccatagtggcttacttatatagccctaaatcactagtgtctcaaagggcggcatagctcggttggtagagtggccgtgccagcaacttgagggttgcaggttcgattctcgcttccgccatcctagttactgccgttgtgtccttgggcaagacactctacccacctgctcccagtgccacccacactggtttaaatgtaacttagatattggctttcactatgtaaagcgctttgagtcacttgagaaaagcgctatataaatataattcacttcacttcacttcacaaaccacaacacaaaccactacgacatcctcagtaggcccacataagggcaaggaaaactcacacccagtgggacgtttgaaaccaagagctacttcttgggtactgattaatgcaaagggctaccagtttgatacacacttaaataaattgcaagaaatagccaatttgctcaatttacctttaactctatgttatgatatttatctttgtggaaacactgatcatcttaatgatttctctcaataaatatatatttttgatgtcatgttttaaattggttaaaatccaatctgcacttttctagctgtaaaaatactcctcccctcttagccCCGCCCCTAACCACGCCctctgccccacccccgaccacgcccccaccccccaactcctgaaatcggaggtgtcaaggttggcaagtatgcatccaTGGATGTTCATAGGGCTGCCAATCACACCCTTCGGTTCAGAATGGATTCAAAACTATTCTTAATCAAAAATCTAAAATTTTTGATAACATTGGGTGTCATttctatgatgaactacattTAATAATTGATAAAGAatagttacaaataagaattgcaaGGTTGATTTGTCTTAGTCTTTATTATCGAAGCTTTTTTTGGACACTGAACTTAAGTAACTGGATTGTTTGTGTTTGAAATTTGTGAACTAAATTATGCTGACAACATCCTGGGATAAAAATCTGTGTGTTTAAGtattcagtttgttaaaatagtgttttcaaattcagtgtgtaaacaTTTAGTGTGAAAAAGTGGGTGTAGAAATACTTGTTGCTTCAAgacattttttacagtaaataaagAGTGAATCAATCTATCCTGTCTGacaaccagccaatgaggtgtcagctttgaagtcatgtgacatgagtctgtgggaataatacaacataataaacatttcttttttttaagactgTTCTGAGACAGGATTGATGGCTTCAGTCTTCATTTACCGGAAGTgggtcttgagttttgaagcaacgaACATAtctgcatctttttttttttttttacacaaaattttaatATACTGCATTTTTTTTAAGCTGGATTTttccacactgatttttttttaaactgaattccTTATACACTATTTTCTTCACACTGAATTGTTATACACACATATTGTTTATACACtgatttatttttacaaactatattttcactgaatttttatactccaactattttacactgaatttttctacactgatttAATTACACTGATTTCtttacacataattttttttgcactgaatttttacacagctTTTTCTACACAATTTTTTATACACaccatttttatacactgatttctttttacacacaattttttacactgaattcttaTAACTGACTTCTtatacacaaatgtttttttccacactaaattttttttcaccaaatttttatccattgtttttttactctacattttttacactgaatttttagatacatatttttttacGCTAAATTTTAAtatactgaatttttacacactgaatttaattacactgtttttttccacacaaaactttttacactgatttttttacacactgatttcttTCCTCCTatattttttgcactgaatttttacactgattttcctACACACTAATTTTTTTAGactgaatttttatatatattgatttctttttacacactattttttttcatcaaatttttatacactgttttttccacacaaaactttttacacagtttttttacacactaatttttttcaccaaatttttatacacagttttttttacacacaaaaatgtttacacagaatttttgtaTACATTTGTTTTCACTATATTTTAATATACTCAATTATTACACAGTGAATTTTATTACAGTTTTTTTCCACACTAaactttttacactgattttttacacactgattttttatacagattttttttacatttaattattttacacactgatttcttTACACTTatcttttttgcactgaatttttacactgattttcctACACTAAACTTTTTACAGATTTTCTTTTTACACACTTGATTTTTTATAcagatttttttacattgaattgttttacacactgatttcttTACACATTATTTTTCTTGCAATGATTTTCCtactcactatttttttttacactgaagttttatatagtttttatacactgatttctTTTTACACAGTTTTTTTACACActcatttttttcacaaaatgtttatacttttttacacacattttttacacttaatttttatatacatatttttttacactaaattttaatatactgaatttttacacacagaattttattactgtttttttacacactaaactttttacagattttttttttacaaacttcatTTTTTATACTGATTTTCTTACATTGAATTACTTAACCCTctgatttatattattttttttgcactgaatttttacactgattttcctacactaattttttacactgaagttTTATATACAGTTTTTATACAGtgatttatttttacagtttttttacactgaattttttcaccaaatttttatacacacaaaaatgttttacactgaatttttatatactttttttacaatacattttaatatactgaatttttacacactgaatattATTCAACTGTTTTTTTCCACACTAaactttttacactgatttttttatacactacattttatACACAAATGTTTCTTTCACCAAATTTTTATACAttgtttttttacacaacattttttacataaaattttaatatactgtatttttacactgaatttttttccacTCTTTTTTTCCACACTAaactttttacactgatttttttatactgattttttacattgaaatcttttacacactgatttttttacacatattttttaccctgatttttttacacactaaattttttacactgaattttacacactgattgttttattttacattgaatttttaaaatgttattttttaaacaaacattttgctcacaaatttgtcttcaatgaaattgtcatcttaatttgatgtaaaaacacAATTCAATTAcacaaattcagtgtcaaaaaaataaattaaccgCCACACTCATGGAGCTCAAAACAAGTCAATTGACTATTTACTGTCTGAAGTGCATCAATGCAGTCTTTTAGGTTGAAGCGGCAATTGTTTTTGTGTCAGGGTTCTGTGGCATGATCACATATTCCTGGTGGGCCAACAAATTCATCACAGAGTTTGTGGACCCCAATTTCCGGTTACAGAAGTGAGTACGTCTGAATGAACAAACCTGAAATGAAAAGGACTTGACATCCTCAGATGACCTCACTATTTAGATTTGAGCTCGGCGCTGCAGTTTTTGTCGGTTGGGGAGGCTCCATCCTGTTGCTCTGCGGTGGGACGGTGCTGACTTTCTTCTCCGGGAGAGAAGGTCTTCCTTCAGGGTAAGAAGTAATCAGCAGTGATGTTGACAGAAGTGCTTGCAGCTGACAGGTTGTCATCATACAGTTCTTCAAAAAGGCCCCGCAGGCCAGCCACTTACGCCACAGCCAGGACCCGCAGGACCTACATGCTGCCAAACACCTCATCCAGGGTCGGTCTGGGACCACCGCTCTTCTACCAGGGCAGGAAGAGTCAGCCGAGCAGAGCGCCGACAAGGACCGCCCGCACCTACAGCAGGGACGCCTTTGTCTGAGCGAAAGGGACATTTCAACTTTTTCATTAAAATACCTCACAAAGATGGCGGCCATCCTTTCTTGGTAAACAGCATCGAGGTTGCTGAATTGAACAATGTGCTCTTTATTTCTTTaggaacttttttttatttttttaccgccgataccgatatttgagcaagggtgtccaaagtgcgtcccgggggccatttgtggcccgcagctactCGTTtcccggcccgccacacattctgcaaaaattgcaaaattgatagtattgcaaaaataaaaaataaacatttaaaaaaagtggaatgaggtgaaatctaatgagaaaaagtggcaatgttgacacaaggctgccatgcaggcagttttttttttccttttgtcattattttcttctttttcccattgctcaaaaaaaaaaaggacaaaaaaatctgttataatgaatgattacttaaaaatgatcactttaaaatgttttatgtggaaaaaatattgcatatgttgtgtggttgccatataaaaacatgaacgttttgaaaaaaagagcataaaacaaacaaaataatagttcaaacttaaaatccacagatatatctgaatgtgatcttgaaatttaagtgttaaaagtaaagaaaactaataaaaatgcatcactttatgagtggggaacctttcggatctcaaacatatttagaagtgaagtgaagtatatttatatagcgcttttctctagtgactcaaagcgctttacatagtggcacccaatatctaagttacatttaaaccagtgtgggtggcactgggagcaggtgggtaaagtgtcttgcccaaggacacaacggcagtgactaggatggcggaggtgggaatcgaacctgcaacccccaagttgccggcacggccactctaccaaccgagctataccgccccagtagtaggattttatttaacttttcactgtgattactcaaaaccatcaaataattaaaatcaatggtgtcctgcattattgatctttgagggctttaattgctaaataaaggaattctcttgaaggaatcaataaagtactatctatctatctaaatactgcatatttcagttttactataaaaaacaaagttgtctttgacagaaaaggcatacaaccttatttgttttactttatatcaacctcaagttggtatagagatttactgaaagcattaaataaaaaataattggacttatttaaaaaattttagtgactgagacccctCAATGCTCCCCaggaaggattaaaaaaaaaaatccatatattttgttatgcttAGAAAATGAAAAaagcatgcttaaatttttccgtgtgcggccctctgtggaaaaagtttggacacccctgtattagagGCTCGAGTAGTACTGATATGATACAAAACCAGCATAATTAAAACATACTTTTAATATTTTGTAATGTGCAATGTCAGAAAAAGGTTGGATCAAATAGCGAAGGATGGTGTGTATGATACACACtaaactatttattattaactgtctggaaCGCACTTGTGCTGTCTTCAAGCTAAAGTGGAGTGGCCATTGTTTTTTTGCGACAACTAGTGGCCACGATAGAAATAATGCGCAcccgtttgttactggataccttCTAAGACCTTCGCAACTAATAATCATTTggtacttgtttatgttgacaaatgcACTGTTTTGACTGCAATAGTTCAATTAAAACTGTGCTTCTcgattattttctgttacgccgcTCCaagaagacttttttttttcaccacaTGACCccggctggagaaatactataaagCAGGAGTCAGCAACCtttctgaaaccaagagctacttcttgggtactgattcatgcgaagggctaccagtttgatacacacttcaataaattgccagaaatagccaatttgcccaatgtacctttaataaataaatctatatatatatatataaaaaatgggtatttctgtctgttgttttttttccttttacggaaggtttttttgtggagaataaatgatgaaaaaaaaaacacttaattgaacggtttaaaagaggagaaaacacgaaaaaaatgaaaattaaattttgaaacatagtttatctttaatttcgactctttaaaattcaaaattcaaccgaaaaaaagaagagaaaaactagctcattcgaatctttttgaaaaaaataatttatggaacatcattaataatttttcctgctaaagattaattttagaattttgatgacatgttttaaataggttaaaatccaatctgcactttgttagaatatataacaaattggaccaagctatatttctaacaaagacaaatcattatttcttctagattttccagaacaaaaatttcaatagaaatttaaaagactttgaaataagatttaaatttgattctacagattttctagatttgccagaatattttttttgaattttaatcataataagtttgaagaaatatttcacaaatattattcgtcgataaaacagaagctaaaatgaagaattaaatttaaatatatttattattctttacaataaaaaaaaaaaaaaatacttgaacattgatttaaattgtcaggaaagaagaggaaggaatttaaaaggtaaaaaggtatatgtgtttaaaaatcctaaaatcacattttaaggttgcatttttttctctaaaattgtctttctgaaagttataagaagcaaagtaaaaaaataaatgaatttatttaaacaagtgaagaccaagtctttaaaaatattttcttggattttcaaattccatttgagttttgtccctcttagaattaaaaatgtcaagcaaagcgagaccagcttgctagtaaataaatacaatttaaaaaatagaggcagctcactggtaagtgctgctatttgagctatttttagaacaggccagcgggcgactcatctggtccttacgggcgacctggtgcccgcgggcactgcattggtgacccctgatatacaagAACACACTTGTGCACTTCTGGACATTGAAGCACCTCAAAAGAGTACAAaacggcacatttaaaaatcaatgaacCCACATCGGCATTTAAAACATACCCTACTTAGTACTGTCAATATTAAAATCATTGTAAAGAACATAttaaatgtgggaaaaaaatatatatatatatttgaactttttctttgtgagttaaaaaagtgagaaccgatgatttctctgctggccgggtatggctccaGTGCTCCTTCCTGCTTTTTGCAAATTACAAACGTACAACGTGTGATGCTATTCTCACTTGGGAGTGACCAGTGAAAATCCAGTCACAGTCACGTTTAGCAtaaggctacctagatgggctactgtcaacaactcctgatctgattggctatcgcaactgtctatcaactgccTACTCGGCAGAATTCATacagcgctggcaacaagctagctgaattctgattggataaaagctctaacgTAAAAACAAACACTGGAGCCTAACAAGACATGAAcagaatatgatgaatactttaTGGAAAGTAGATTAAAATGAACTTAagatcatgatttatgttaggCTAGCAGACAAAGCCTTGCTGGCCCTATAAAATGATATAATTTGTCCATAAAATTGTTAGAATTAcatctctgcataacattgtatccttaaaaacattaaagaaaacaaaaaataaatatataaatattaacttTATTAGCATTGTTTTTAGCCGGTAACAGAAAAGATTTGAAATGCATCAATTTGCCAAAATTACgaaaaaatgtttgacttttatTCAAACTACAGTACATTTTTTGGACTGACTTTagcaagttccatccatccatccactctctaccgcttattcccttccggggtcgcggggggcgctggcgcctatctcagctacaatcgggcggaaggcggtgtacaccctggacaagtcgccacctcatcgcagggccaacacagatagacagacaacattcacactcacattcacacactagggccaatttagtgttgccaatcaacctatccccaggtgcatgtctttggaagtgggaggaagccggagtacacggagggaactcacgcattcacggggagaacatgcaaactccacacagaaagatcccgagcctggattagaacccaggactgcaggaccttcgtattgtgaggcagacgcactaacccctctgccaccgtgaagcctgatactgaaaaaaaaaatgttaaacatgAACTCAGGAGCACAATATATAGAACACTTTAATctccaaaacaaaaataaataaaacaaattgtccATACATAAGGCCTCAGAGGTTTGTGTGTTTCTAAATAATTTACAAATGCTGCATTGATCAAAAATACAGTTGGTGCTTTATTCAAATGTTTCTTTTGCATTTTCTGCCCACACTGTTACAAATCCATTGACTACTATGAACCATTCCAGCTTCCCAACCCTCTCATTTCAACCACTAAAACGTGACATACGAATCTGAATAAAAATCACTTTCTTGAATCTCCCACTTCatcgagaaatgttgaattgCTTGTAAAAATATTTCTATATAGAAAAAATACAtcatgacttaatttaaaaaaaaggtgtaaGGGGAACCGAACAGAGATGTCTCCACCGAGCCCCAGGAATTTATCAGGGCcataaaaaaagtatttgataacaaACATATATAGAAAAGTACAtcatgacttaatttaaaaaaagggggTATAAACATGgtggacatttttagacatgttatATTTACTTGTACCTTAGTTTTAATGATGAAAAAATCAGCAAACATTTGGCACAGGGCAGGCATGaggtaatattaaaaatatgacgcCATGCTAAGATGAGTTAAATAtgtttccggaaaaaaaaaaaatgtttttctaaatcTTTGAGGTTCTAGGTTTTGCAAAGTGGTATGAATGTGTGTTGTCTGTGGGTCCTTTGGGATTTGGACCGAGGTTGCCTGAGTGTGATGTGTTACTTGTGCTAAAAGTTCACGTCCTCTGCGTCACAGGTGTCACTGAACAGGCTGCTCTTCAGGGTGCTTCCTGTTCCGCCGTCACTCAAACCTAACAAGCACAAGACAACAAGGCACCATCAAAAAGTGGGGAATTGACAGCCAAATATAAACTCTTTATAATATATAGGAAGTACAAGGCGGCAATTGTATGCAGGTTAGGCAATTacataatccgcaaccgcatcactaaagtcgtcatccacccaaaccaacatttcatcgaagccacacccgcccgttgttatatatctaatatagacgatgcaaggcattagtgaggtcagAAAGTGTAACttcctccaaatagcacagacacgatggctttcttgaactgatttttggcactcaacatcaagggttggatttgggggttaaatcaccccaaaaattattcccgggcgcggccaacgctgttgctcactgctcccctcacctcccagggggtgaacaaggggtcaaatgcagaggtaaaatttcaccacacctagtgtgtgtgtgtgtgacaatcattgctactttaacttttaacttgaaaTAGTATTACCTCTGTACTAAGTAAAATAGTAgacttagtcacctataacacaaagctgacactaaGCTTTGTCTTTAAATATGTCATATCTTTTCtttttataaaattaaaaaaaaattatcaaaatgaccCCCACGGTCTTCAACTTTTTTAGGATGCGGCCCTtggtgaaaaagtttggacacccctatatTAAGACATATTTCAAACATATTTTGTGAGaataaaatgtttagttttcCCCGGTTTCAGTAGCAAGTGTCTTAAGTTTGTACAATCAAATGCACATAGAagtgtgtaataataatattagattatacaataataaaatccAGACATGGattatcgttgtggcttgtgcagccctttgagacacttgtgatttagggctatataaataaactttgattgattgattgattgatgggcttcacggtgggagaggggttagtgcgtctgcctcacaatacgaagttcctgcagtcctgggttcaaatccaggctcgggatctttctgtgtggagtttgcatgttctccccgtgactgcgtgggttccctccgggtactccggcttcctcccacctccaaagacatgcacctggggataggttgattggcaacactaaaatggtccctagtgtgtgaatgtgagtgtgaatgttgtctgtctatctgtgttggccctgcgatgaggtggcgacttgtccagggtgtaccctgccttccgcccgattgtagctgagataggcgccagcgccccccgcgaccccgaaagggaataagcggtagagtatggatggatggatggatgattgattgatatttgaaggcttacttcccttcaaattcaccgtgaaaactgtaataaataaagcaggttacaaacgtaaaaataatacaGTGCACAGCATGtgcatcaaacattttaccaagtaaaataccaacaaatgacaaatacctcgttggccatacccggaagtagcttccttacatccgtcgacagaccaaacgagacacttcaaaataaaagtatgcccacatactgtttcaaagagtgctgctcgtttttcgtatgaggataacaacattgaactatttataaatggttgatttctataggctagtaaggtaaagtgttgtacttgacaagtttgggctaccttgcctttgcagccttcatcagaggtgtcatgtGATGTTAGCGTCACGTTGTCTGTgatgtgttatatggattgtaccatcaagagttgtcaggtacaacactttaactactagcctatataaatcaaccatttataaatacacgtcagtagactaaatgaacctcttcaacataacatttaaatatgtataatgtagcggctggctacggggtgttaggcAATGACTTTGGCTgaggggcgggacttccgggagagatagggaagtgacgttattgacaggaagtgagagttcgagttgtccc
The DNA window shown above is from Nerophis ophidion isolate RoL-2023_Sa linkage group LG06, RoL_Noph_v1.0, whole genome shotgun sequence and carries:
- the cldn10d gene encoding claudin-10, with protein sequence MEGRGGVPLTMKYRTLVMYMEIGSLVSCLSGWILVCSTLPTEYWTYSEVGSVVLTTSNYYSNLWRDCISDTTGVSDCKDYPSLLALPVYLHACRALAVCAVITGFFGGVLTLVGMKCTKIGGSELANARVTFAGGITYLVSGFCGMITYSWWANKFITEFVDPNFRLQKFELGAAVFVGWGGSILLLCGGTVLTFFSGREGLPSGSSKRPRRPATYATARTRRTYMLPNTSSRVGLGPPLFYQGRKSQPSRAPTRTARTYSRDAFV